Proteins from a single region of Streptomyces spinoverrucosus:
- a CDS encoding phosphotransferase family protein → MAPRPRTTTRDPEDLARRLTAWLDARLPGAKAVGVTVPASNGMSSETLLFDIEHPEPPLRACALRLAADPAAYTVFPVYDMARQYRTLRLVAERTDVPVPRVLWLEQDPGPLGAPFFVMERVAGRVPPDVMPYTYEGNWLHAASDAERARLEAATIGLLARLHDQVPLPEAEFLDLPGTGDALRRHVAAQRAYYEWVVDGLARSPLIEAAFDRLTELWPRDPGTPVLNWGDARIGNVLYEDFQPVAVLDWEMAAVAPREVDLGWTVYLHRFFHDLTVASGQRGLPEFLRRDRIEARYAQLTGHTPQDMDFYTLYAALRHAIVMLRVAYRQVYFGEVAAPADPDTLILHHGSLRAMVQGSYWG, encoded by the coding sequence ATGGCACCGCGCCCCCGTACCACCACCCGTGACCCCGAGGACCTCGCGCGCCGCCTCACGGCCTGGCTGGATGCCCGGCTGCCCGGCGCCAAGGCGGTCGGCGTCACCGTCCCCGCGTCGAACGGCATGTCCAGCGAGACCCTGCTCTTCGACATCGAGCACCCCGAACCTCCCCTGCGTGCCTGCGCGTTGCGGCTCGCGGCGGATCCGGCGGCGTACACCGTGTTCCCGGTCTACGACATGGCCCGCCAGTACCGCACCCTGCGCCTGGTGGCCGAGCGCACGGACGTGCCTGTGCCGCGCGTGCTGTGGCTGGAGCAGGACCCCGGCCCGCTGGGCGCGCCCTTCTTCGTGATGGAGCGCGTCGCGGGCCGCGTGCCGCCGGACGTGATGCCGTACACCTACGAGGGCAACTGGCTGCACGCCGCGAGCGACGCCGAACGCGCGCGACTGGAGGCCGCCACGATCGGACTGCTGGCCCGGCTGCACGACCAAGTGCCGCTGCCCGAGGCCGAGTTCCTCGACCTCCCCGGTACGGGTGACGCGCTGCGCCGCCATGTCGCGGCCCAACGCGCCTACTACGAATGGGTGGTTGACGGACTCGCCCGCTCACCGCTGATCGAGGCCGCCTTCGACCGGTTGACGGAGCTGTGGCCGCGCGATCCGGGCACACCCGTGCTCAACTGGGGTGACGCCCGGATCGGGAACGTCCTCTACGAGGATTTCCAGCCCGTCGCCGTCCTCGACTGGGAGATGGCGGCCGTCGCCCCGCGCGAGGTGGACCTCGGCTGGACCGTCTACCTGCACCGCTTCTTCCACGACCTCACGGTCGCCTCGGGACAGCGCGGGCTGCCGGAGTTCCTGCGCCGCGACCGGATCGAGGCACGCTACGCCCAACTCACCGGCCACACACCGCAGGACATGGACTTCTACACGCTGTACGCCGCCCTGCGGCACGCGATCGTGATGCTGCGCGTCGCCTACCGTCAGGTGTACTTCGGTGAAGTCGCCGCCCCGGCCGACCCGGACACACTGATCCTGCACCACGGCAGCCTGCGTGCCATGGTGCAGGGCAGTTACTGGGGTTGA